In the Salvelinus fontinalis isolate EN_2023a chromosome 34, ASM2944872v1, whole genome shotgun sequence genome, one interval contains:
- the LOC129833981 gene encoding glycogen [starch] synthase, muscle-like, with translation MPLARSLSITSLSGLEEWDEEFDLEDAVLFEIAWEVANKVGGIYTVIQTKARLTAEEWGENYFLVGPYVESNVRTQVELIEPTNPALKRAIDKMNSSGCKVYFGRWLIEGSPYVVLIDVAFTAWNLDKWKKELWDNFSIGVPWFDREANDAVLFGFLTAWLLGEYAAQCEEPPHILAHFHEWLAGLGLALCRQRQLPVATIFTTHATLLGRYLCAGSVDFYNNLADFNVDKEAGDRQIYHRYCLERTAARCAHVFTTVSQITAVEAEHLLKRKPDIITPNGLNVKKFSAMHEFQNLHAQSKNRIQEFIRGHFYGHLDFNLDKCLFLFIAGRYEFSNKGADIFLEALARLNYLLRVNHSDVTVVAFFIMPARTNNFNVETLKGQAVRKQLWDTAQTVKERFGKKLYESLLVGQLPDVSKMLDKDDFTMMKRAIFATQRQCQPPICTHNMLEDSNDPILTCIRRIGLFNSSADRVKVIFHPEFLSSTSPLLPMDYEEFVRGCHLGVFPSYYEPWGYTPAECTVMGIPSISTNLSGFGCFMEEHIADPSAYGIYILDRRYRGVDESCNQLTSYLFQFCQQSRRARIIQRNRTERLSDLLDWRYLGRYYISARHMALAKAFPDTYFYQPHDSETAQGFRYPRPASVPPSPSLSRHSSPRQSEAEEDDDRYDEDAEAEKDRLNIRQPLTLPSKKGPALPYTLPGANGEKNGAASVKN, from the exons TTGGTGGGATTTACACAGTGATCCAGACCAAAGCCCGTCTGACAGCAGAGGAATGGGGAGAAAACTATTTCCTGGTTGGTCCGTACGTGGAGAGTAACGTCCGCACCCAGGTGGAGCTGATCGAGCCCACCAACCCTGCCCTTAAGAGAGCCATAGACAAGATGAATTCCAGTGGATGTAAG GTGTACTTTGGTCGTTGGCTGATTGAGGGCAGTCCATACGTGGTGCTGATAGATGTGGCGTTCACTGCCTGGAACCTGGATAAGTGGAAAAAAGAGTTGTGGGACAACTTCTCTATCGGGGTGCCCTGGTTCGACCGCGAGGCCAACGACGCCGTCCTCTTTGGCTTCTTGACCGCCTGGTTACTAGGAGAG TATGCAGCGCAGTGTGAGGAGCCTCCCCATATCCTGGCCCATTTCCATGAGTGGCTGGCAGGCCTGGGCCTGGCGCTATGCAGACAGAGACAGTTGCCCGTGGCAACTATCTTCACCACCCACGCCACCCTGCTGGGACGTTACCTGTGTGCCGGCAGTGTGGACTTCTACAACAACCTCGCCGAT TTCAACGTGGATAAGGAGGCGGGGGATAGACAGATCTACCATCGGTATTGTCTGGAGCGGACCGCGGCGCGCTGCGCTCATGTCTTCACCACCGTCTCTCAGATCACAGCCGTTGAGGCAGAGCACCTGCTCAAgaggaaaccag ACATAATCACCCCTAACGGGCTGAACGTGAAGAAGTTCTCTGCCATGCATGAGTTCCAGAACCTGCACGCCCAGAGCAAGAACCGTATCCAGGAGTTCATCAGAGGTCACTTCTATGG GCACCTGGACTTCAACCTGGACAagtgtctgttcctgttcatcgCTGGGAGGTATGAGTTCAGCAACAAAGGAGCTGATATCTTCTTGGAGGCTTTGGCCAGACTCAACTATCTACTGAGa gtcAACCACAGCGATGTGACTGTCGTTGCGTTCTTCATCATGCCTGCGCGGACCAACAACTTCAACGTGGAGACGCTGAAAGGCCAAGCAGTCAGGAAGCAGCTCTG GGATACCGCTCAAACAGTGAAAGAACGCTTCGGAAAGAAACTTTATGAATCACTGCTGGT TGGGCAGTTGCCGGACGTGTCCAAGATGCTGGACAAGGACGACTTCACCATGATGAAGCGTGCCATCTTTGCCACCCAGAGGCAGTGCCAGCCTCCCATCTGTACCCACAACATGCTGGAGGACAGCAACGACCCCATCCTCACTTGCATTCGCCGCATCGGCCTGTTCAACAGCTCTGCCGACCGCGTCAAG GTGATCTTCCACCCAGAGTTcctgtcctccacctctcccctcctgccGATGGATTATGAAGAGTTTGTAAGAGGCTGCCATCTTGGAGTGTTCCCCTCTTACTATGAACCATGGGGATATACACCAG ctgAGTGTACAGTCATGGGGATCCCCTCAATCTCTACCAACCTCTCTGGGTTTGGCTGCTTCATGGAGGAACACATAGCTGATCCCTCAGCATACG GAATCTACATCCTTGATCGACGGTACAGAGGGGTTGATGAGTCATGTAACCAGCTCACATCGTACCTGTTCCAGTTCTGTCAGCAGAGCCGGCGCGCCAGGATCATCCAGCGGAACCGCACCGAGCGCCTGAGTGACCTTCTGGACTGGAGATATCTGGGCAGG tattacaTATCAGCTCGTCACATGGCCCTGGCTAAAGCCTTCCCGGATACCTACTTCTACCAACCTCATGACTCTGAgact GCCCAAGGTTTCCGTTACCCTAGACCGGCCTCTGTGCCCCCATCTCCGTCTCTGTCGCGCCACTCCTCCCCCCGCCAAAGCGAGGCGGAAGAAGATGATGACCGCTATGACGAAGATGCAGAGGCAGAGAAAGACCGCTTGAACATCCGCCAGCCCTTGACCCTGCCTAGTAAAAAGGGTCCCGCCTTGCCTTACACCCTGCCAGGTGCCAACGGAGAGAAAAACGGAGCCGCCAGCGTGAAAAACtga